GCGGTTATCCATCTTTTTCGAAAGCATTGGGATGGGGAACCGGTGCGCAGCGTGGGAATGGGAGTGACCAATCTGGAAGAGGATGGCCAATATCAATTAAACCTTTTCCGGGATCGAATGAAGGCATGGAAGCTTGGTTACTGTATGGATAGCATCCGGGAGAAGCATGGCCCCACCAGCCTCCTTCGGGCTGTATCCCTCACGGCTTCCGGTCAGGTTCATGAACGGGCGACGAAGATCGGAGGCCACGAAGCATAGTTCTATTCCCCGACGATAGAGGGGAAGAAGGGTTCTTGCAACAGTAAGGTTTTAAGGAAGAACGTTTTCAATAGACGTTTTAAATCATAAACAAGGAGATGTGGAGATGGACCGGGATAATTTGTTATGGGAATCTTCGCGCATGATGTTGCCGGAACATCGGGAGCGCTTGTTGGCTCATCAACGGCAATTGGGAAAAAAGGAGAAACCGATACTGGATGGACAAAAGATAGAAGTATTAAACCGTATCGTACAAGAGGCAATGGCCGAAAGGAAAAAAGTTCGTCTGCTCCTTTATGCCCCTGATCGGGAGATAGAGAGGATCGGACTGATCGAGAAATGGGCTCCGATTCCTCCCCGCCTTTGCCTTGATTTGGGAGATGGAGGGAAGGAATGGATTGATTGGGAAGAGATCTTGGATATAGAGCTATAAACGTGAAATTTTTCACTATGTATAGGTGGAGAATCCCTTATAAAATGTTGGCATTTTGTTACATTTCTCCATCATAAAAGAGCGTATAATGAAAATAAAGGGATTCTATGAGGCATATTTGTGAATTTAATCACAATATAGAATCCGAGGGATAGGAGTGGAAATGATGGGAGAGAAAAAGAGCGTATATGATGCAGCCGAGGAGATGGGCATAGGGGGAGAGGAGTTTCTCAATCTCTGTACCTCCCTTACCTTTTTAGGCGGGATGGATCCCTCCATGCGGGATCAGATGGTGAAAGCCTTAAAAGAAAAACCCCGCGTTCCGGTGATCTGGATGCAATTTCAAGATTGCACGGGCTGCACGGAGTCCTTTATTCGGAGCACATCGCCCGGTCCGGTAAGCATCCTATTTGATCTCATTTCTTTGGACTATACGGAGGTGTTGTCGGCTGCAGCGGGAGAGCAGGCGGAAGCCTCCAAACAGGCGGTCATGGAGAAATATCGTGGAGAATATTTATTGGCGGTAGAAGGAAGCATTCCTGAGGATAGTCGATATCTCATGATCGGTGGAAGGCCGGCCTTAGAAATTTTTCAGGAGGCGGCTCGCGGGGCGAGGGCGGTGATCGCATATGGAAGCTGTTCTTCTTGGGGAGGGATTGCGGCGGCTTTCCCCAATCCCACAGGAGCTCGCCCTATTCGTCAGTTTATTGGAGAAGAAAAACCGGTGATTCTCGTTCCCGGTTGTCCCCCCATTGCAGAAGTCATGGTGGGGGTGATCGCTTATATCCTTGCTACCGGTGAACTGCCTGAGTTGGATCGGCGAGGGCGTCCTAAAATCTTTTATCGCCATCGGATTCATGAAGTGTGCGATAGACGGCCCGCCTTTGACCAAGGTCTCTTCGCAGAATCCTTTGATGATGAAGGGGCCAAGGCGGGGTACTGTCTATTTAAACTGGGATGTAGGGGCACGAGTACCTTTAATTCCTGCGCGGAACTCCTATGGAATGGGGGAACGGGGTTCCCCATACAGGCGGGGAACATCTGCCTCGGTTGTTCGGAAGAAAATTTCTGGGATAAAGGAAGTTTCTTTGCTAAAAGGACGAAAGTTCCCGGAAAGCAAACGACGGCAAAAACAACGGTTACCATATAAAAGATTCACGAGCCTTTTAAGCCAGCTCTTTCCTTCCAGAAAGGAAAGCGGTTGGCTTTTTTATTCGGATGGGGTACCATCAAGGTGATGAGATCCGGTTTCGCGGGAGGATGTAAAAGGAGAAGATGAATAAAGCGGTACTGCATGTAACGTTTTTATTTCTTCCCAATCTTCCGGCCGGTACTGTTCCATATAGGGAATGGAAAGCAGCGATTGCCGAACAAATTCTTCCCACCACAGCTGATAAAGATTCATGTGAATTCTCCTTTCGTCGGTTTGACTCAATAGGAATAGTTTCTCCTTTTTTTAAAAAATGATCCAATAGGGATCGAATGATGGGAGGGATCCGGCTTGAGCGATCGTTTGGCTCGTCTGTTTAGGATCGTTACTCTGATTCAATCAACCCCGGGGGTGACAGCGAAGCAGTTGGCCGA
The DNA window shown above is from Thermicanus aegyptius DSM 12793 and carries:
- a CDS encoding YolD-like family protein; its protein translation is MDRDNLLWESSRMMLPEHRERLLAHQRQLGKKEKPILDGQKIEVLNRIVQEAMAERKKVRLLLYAPDREIERIGLIEKWAPIPPRLCLDLGDGGKEWIDWEEILDIEL
- a CDS encoding hydrogenase small subunit encodes the protein MGEKKSVYDAAEEMGIGGEEFLNLCTSLTFLGGMDPSMRDQMVKALKEKPRVPVIWMQFQDCTGCTESFIRSTSPGPVSILFDLISLDYTEVLSAAAGEQAEASKQAVMEKYRGEYLLAVEGSIPEDSRYLMIGGRPALEIFQEAARGARAVIAYGSCSSWGGIAAAFPNPTGARPIRQFIGEEKPVILVPGCPPIAEVMVGVIAYILATGELPELDRRGRPKIFYRHRIHEVCDRRPAFDQGLFAESFDDEGAKAGYCLFKLGCRGTSTFNSCAELLWNGGTGFPIQAGNICLGCSEENFWDKGSFFAKRTKVPGKQTTAKTTVTI